A window of the Brassica oleracea var. oleracea cultivar TO1000 chromosome C1, BOL, whole genome shotgun sequence genome harbors these coding sequences:
- the LOC106316140 gene encoding serine/threonine-protein kinase Aurora-1-like, with product MAIATETQHQEEKEASSAAAQNRWNLSDFDIGKALGRGKFGHVYLAREKRSNHIVALKVLFKTQLQESQVEHQLRREVEIQSHLRHPNILRLYGYFYDQKRVYLILEYAARGELYKELQKCKYFSERRAATYVASLARALIYCHGKHVIHRDIKPENLLIGAQGELKIADFGWSVHTFNRRRTMCGTLDYLPPEMVESVEHDASVDIWSLGILCYEFLYGVPPFEAVEHSDTYRRIVQVDLKFPPQPIVSPSAKDLISQMLVKESAQRLPLHKLLEHPWIVQNADPSGIYRA from the exons ATGGCGATCGCTACGGAGACACAACACCAGGAGGAGAAG GAGGCTTCTTCTGCAGCTGCACAAAATAGATGGAATCTGAGTGATTTTGACATTGGAAAGGCTCTTGGTAGAGGCAAATTTGGTCACGTTTATCTCGCTCGAGAAAAGCGG AGCAATCACATTGTCGCTCTAAAGGTTCTTTTCAAGACCCAGCTTCAAGAATCTCAAGTTGAACATCAGCTACGAAGAGAAGTTGAGATCCAGTCTCATCTTCGGCACCCCAATATCCTCCGGCTCTATGGTTATTTCTATGATCAG AAAAGAGTTTATTTGATACTCGAGTATGCTGCTAGAGGCGAGCTTTATAAGGAGCTTCAGAAATGCAAATACTTCAGTGAGAGACGAGCTGCAACT TATGTTGCATCGTTGGCGAGGGCTCTCATCTATTGCCATGGCAAGCATGTGATACACAGAGATATCAAACCAGAGAATCTGTTAATTGGTGCTCAG GGTGAGCTCAAGATTGCAGACTTTGGTTGGTCAGTACACACATTTAACCGCAGAAGGACCATGTGTGGCACGCTTGATTACCTTCCTCCTGAGATGG TTGAAAGCGTGGAACATGATGCAAGTGTAGATATCTGGAGCCTAGGGATTCTCTGTTACGAGTTTCTTTATGGCGTTCCTCCTTTTGAAGCCGTGGAGCACTCAGACACATACAGAAG GATTGTGCAGGTGGACCTTAAGTTCCCTCCTCAACCAATTGTATCTCCATCTGCAAAGGATCTTATTAGCCAG ATGCTTGTCAAGGAGTCTGCACAACGTCTGCCACTGCACAAACTTCTCGAGCATCCATGGATTGTGCAGAATGCTGATCCTTCTGGAATCTACAGAGCTTGA